Proteins from a single region of Planktothrix tepida PCC 9214:
- a CDS encoding DUF1257 domain-containing protein: MSHFSTVKTTLSHRQSLLKALEVILEKVGINSEIESHNVPVLLNNDYDKTDQQQAEVVIRRNFLEGLLDLGFRWHPEQNSFEAVIDPWDFERNLLGKHFKTVQNFLEELQIAHNTAFIDIHYPEHLWTRETLITGDGTTTITLTQKVDVYA; the protein is encoded by the coding sequence ATGAGCCACTTTTCAACTGTTAAAACCACTCTATCTCATCGGCAATCTCTTCTCAAAGCACTTGAAGTAATTCTCGAAAAAGTGGGAATTAATTCAGAGATTGAAAGCCATAATGTTCCGGTTCTGCTTAATAATGATTACGACAAAACCGATCAACAACAAGCTGAGGTTGTCATTCGTCGTAACTTCTTAGAAGGCTTACTAGATCTTGGCTTTCGTTGGCATCCTGAACAAAACAGTTTTGAAGCCGTTATTGATCCTTGGGATTTTGAACGCAATTTACTGGGAAAACATTTTAAAACTGTCCAAAATTTCCTAGAAGAACTGCAAATTGCTCATAATACAGCGTTCATTGATATTCACTATCCTGAACATCTCTGGACAAGAGAAACACTGATAACCGGAGATGGAACAACCACTATAACTTTGACTCAAAAAGTAGATGTTTACGCTTAA
- a CDS encoding ThiF family adenylyltransferase translates to MIDNSYYNALPIALAPHKQIQFIQVGCGGTGGFLVPMLARLILALEKGGIAAEGVFVDFDSVEAVNVPRQNFCEAEIGLNKADILAVRYSLAYGVKLGAIAEQFSLSMIQRSWQKLIIIIGCVDNSTARIELSQCLDYESYYFREPFPEIWWLDCGNMGQGIPAGQVLIGSTNKFDAKAAFNDFKNPSFCIHLPSPSWQHPELLLAQPEEFSKNPISCAEIAQRNVQSLFINQRVATEAIEMLSQLVLTKTLRRFATYFHAESGSSSPRYTSQQTLISKQDSSKYLIKSADAL, encoded by the coding sequence ATGATAGATAATTCTTACTATAATGCACTTCCAATTGCCCTTGCTCCTCACAAACAAATCCAATTTATTCAAGTTGGTTGTGGAGGAACAGGCGGATTTTTAGTCCCAATGCTGGCACGACTCATCTTAGCATTGGAAAAAGGGGGAATAGCGGCTGAAGGTGTGTTTGTAGATTTTGATTCAGTAGAAGCCGTTAATGTTCCACGACAAAACTTTTGTGAAGCTGAAATTGGTTTGAATAAAGCTGATATTTTAGCCGTTCGATATAGTTTAGCTTATGGGGTTAAACTTGGAGCGATCGCAGAACAATTCTCACTTTCAATGATTCAACGTTCTTGGCAAAAACTAATTATTATCATTGGATGCGTTGATAATAGTACCGCAAGAATAGAACTCAGTCAATGTTTAGATTATGAGAGTTACTACTTCAGAGAACCCTTTCCTGAAATTTGGTGGTTAGATTGTGGAAATATGGGCCAAGGCATACCCGCCGGACAAGTCTTAATCGGTTCTACTAATAAATTTGATGCTAAAGCCGCCTTTAATGACTTTAAAAATCCCTCTTTCTGTATCCATCTTCCTTCTCCTAGTTGGCAACATCCTGAACTGCTTTTAGCACAGCCAGAGGAATTCTCTAAAAACCCCATTTCTTGTGCTGAAATCGCTCAAAGAAATGTTCAAAGTTTATTTATTAACCAACGAGTTGCTACTGAAGCCATAGAAATGTTATCCCAACTGGTATTAACCAAAACCTTACGACGATTTGCTACCTACTTTCATGCAGAAAGTGGTAGTAGTTCTCCTCGTTATACTTCCCAACAAACTTTAATCTCAAAACAGGATTCCTCTAAATACCTGATTAAGAGCGCGGATGCGCTTTAA
- a CDS encoding GIY-YIG nuclease family protein has translation MNFKDKSLHSWYTTILREQEDTAYCDHLAVNMLIELCEIAFRTSSKQSKNQPHNSSIILTRLTTLAQVLNVSSSAIQRSLELLDQLQLISVSYPFQPEKLLAGEIQIKIQYEQIAKLSEASTLSSRRGYIYVVRSGVSNLYKIGRTTNLKKRLQTLQTSCAVSLNVVKTLFCSDAIALEKAAHTKFAHYRKTGEWFALNNEQLNQLLTWLDNWR, from the coding sequence ATGAATTTTAAAGATAAATCTCTTCACTCTTGGTATACTACTATCCTTCGAGAGCAAGAAGATACAGCCTACTGCGATCATTTAGCAGTCAATATGCTGATAGAATTGTGTGAGATTGCTTTTCGTACCTCATCAAAACAATCCAAAAATCAGCCCCATAATTCTTCAATCATTTTAACCCGTTTAACTACCTTAGCACAGGTTCTCAACGTTTCCTCTTCTGCTATTCAACGCTCTCTAGAACTTTTAGACCAACTTCAGCTAATTTCTGTTTCTTATCCCTTTCAACCTGAAAAGTTGTTAGCTGGAGAAATTCAAATTAAAATTCAATATGAGCAGATTGCTAAATTATCAGAAGCTTCAACCTTGTCTAGTCGCAGAGGCTACATCTATGTTGTTCGTTCAGGAGTTAGTAATTTGTATAAAATTGGTCGAACAACAAACCTCAAAAAGCGACTACAAACTTTACAAACATCCTGTGCAGTCTCGTTAAATGTGGTTAAAACTCTTTTTTGTTCAGATGCGATCGCATTAGAAAAAGCTGCCCATACCAAATTTGCCCATTATCGAAAAACAGGAGAATGGTTTGCTCTCAATAATGAACAGTTAAATCAACTTTTAACTTGGCTAGACAACTGGAGATGA
- a CDS encoding bifunctional DNA primase/polymerase, with protein sequence MQGSLIKLIETLSLLPPHWRIVPVNGNKQPLGYSWQHHYFSPQSLKTSLIHQGSVAVFNKDNKLYSVTPKGIGLLCGQTQSEFLVAIDIDGMSAMDVVEKLSAGQGLPATVAWSSGRSGRAQYLFSIPSPTTSFKSRKISTVSGEGLELRGEGHQSVLPPSPHPLTGSYHWLNRPDTTEVAIAPDWVIELLSQPQPSRKYKRVSPPKIPSVSFLNCSMTVEQAKLLLEIIHPRYADDYESWIFIGMSLKYISDSLLPDWEEWSQLSHKYQPEECKYKWESFRGIGITERTLHYYAKCS encoded by the coding sequence ATGCAGGGTTCACTGATTAAACTCATTGAAACATTAAGTCTTCTTCCCCCTCACTGGCGTATCGTTCCTGTTAATGGTAACAAACAACCATTAGGTTATTCCTGGCAACATCATTATTTCTCTCCCCAATCTCTAAAAACATCCCTGATTCACCAAGGCTCAGTCGCCGTATTCAATAAAGATAACAAATTGTACTCTGTCACTCCCAAGGGGATTGGGTTGCTCTGTGGACAAACTCAATCTGAGTTTTTAGTTGCTATTGATATTGATGGCATGAGTGCAATGGATGTTGTCGAAAAATTGTCTGCGGGTCAAGGATTACCTGCGACTGTCGCTTGGTCTTCGGGGCGGTCGGGGAGGGCGCAATATCTCTTTTCTATTCCCAGCCCAACAACAAGCTTTAAGTCTCGGAAAATCTCCACTGTCTCCGGTGAAGGATTGGAACTCAGGGGAGAGGGGCATCAATCCGTTCTCCCTCCTTCTCCCCATCCCCTTACAGGTTCTTACCACTGGCTTAATCGACCTGATACAACTGAAGTTGCGATCGCACCAGATTGGGTGATTGAGTTACTTTCCCAACCCCAACCTTCTCGAAAATATAAGAGAGTATCACCCCCAAAAATCCCCTCCGTTTCCTTCCTAAACTGCTCTATGACCGTAGAACAAGCAAAGCTGCTGTTGGAAATTATTCATCCTCGCTATGCTGACGACTATGAATCATGGATTTTCATAGGAATGTCACTGAAATATATTAGCGATTCTCTACTTCCTGATTGGGAGGAATGGAGCCAATTAAGCCATAAATATCAACCGGAAGAATGTAAATACAAATGGGAAAGTTTTCGAGGCATTGGAATTACTGAGCGCACCCTACATTACTACGCTAAATGTTCATGA